One window from the genome of Amycolatopsis sp. NBC_01480 encodes:
- the efp gene encoding elongation factor P: MATTNDLKNGLVLNLEGQLWTVTAFQHVKPGKGGAFVRTTLKHVLTGKVVDKTFNAGTKVDTATVDRRNMTYLYKDGQDFVFMDADTYDQITVPSETVADNANYMLENTEVQVAVHNDVPLYVELPTSVEILIQHTDPGLQGDRSTGGTKPATLETGAEIQVPLFLSTGEKIKVDTRDGRYLGRVSS, translated from the coding sequence GTGGCCACCACCAACGACCTGAAGAACGGGCTCGTCCTCAACCTCGAGGGCCAGCTGTGGACCGTCACCGCGTTCCAGCACGTCAAGCCGGGCAAGGGCGGCGCGTTCGTGCGCACCACCCTCAAGCACGTGCTGACGGGGAAGGTCGTCGACAAGACCTTCAACGCGGGCACGAAGGTCGACACGGCCACCGTGGACCGCCGGAACATGACCTACCTGTACAAGGACGGCCAGGACTTCGTGTTCATGGACGCCGACACCTACGACCAGATCACGGTGCCGTCCGAGACCGTGGCCGACAACGCCAACTACATGCTGGAGAACACCGAGGTCCAGGTCGCGGTGCACAACGACGTGCCGCTGTACGTCGAGCTGCCGACCTCGGTCGAGATCCTGATCCAGCACACCGACCCGGGCCTGCAGGGCGACCGCTCGACCGGCGGCACCAAGCCGGCCACGCTGGAGACCGGCGCGGAGATCCAGGTCCCGCTGTTCCTCTCCACCGGAGAGAAGATCAAGGTCGACACCCGCGACGGCCGCTACCTCGGCCGCGTCTCCAGCTGA
- a CDS encoding shikimate kinase encodes MSPRAVVIGPPGSGKSTVGPLLAEALGVVFRDTDDDIVARAGRSISDIFAEDGEPAFRVLEAEAVATALAEHEGVLSLGGGAPLTPSTRALLAEHTVVFLNVGLAAGVQRAGLSTARPLLAGVNPRATFKTLLDARLPVYREVATVEIDTDTRTPAEVVAAATAALAGVPELQE; translated from the coding sequence GTGAGCCCCCGCGCGGTGGTGATCGGGCCGCCCGGCTCGGGCAAGAGCACGGTCGGCCCGCTGCTCGCCGAAGCGCTCGGCGTGGTGTTCCGCGACACCGACGACGACATCGTCGCGCGCGCCGGACGGTCCATTTCGGACATCTTCGCCGAGGACGGCGAGCCGGCGTTCCGGGTGCTCGAAGCCGAGGCCGTCGCCACCGCGCTGGCGGAGCACGAGGGCGTCCTTTCGCTCGGCGGCGGCGCCCCGCTCACGCCGTCGACCCGCGCGCTGCTGGCCGAGCACACGGTGGTGTTCCTGAACGTCGGCCTGGCCGCCGGGGTCCAGCGCGCCGGCCTGTCCACCGCCCGGCCGCTGCTCGCGGGCGTGAACCCGCGCGCCACCTTCAAGACCCTGCTCGACGCGCGCCTGCCGGTGTACCGGGAGGTCGCCACGGTCGAGATCGACACCGACACGCGGACGCCCGCCGAGGTGGTGGCGGCCGCGACCGCCGCGCTCGCCGGCGTCCCGGAGCTTCAGGAGTAG
- a CDS encoding PTS sugar transporter subunit IIA, which produces MSLSILSPVAGRVVAITEVPDPVFAEAMVGPGIAVVPSGGRADAVAPVDGTVVTLHPHAFVVATEDGRAVLVHLGIDTVKEKGEGFTLHVVKGEAVRAGQPVVGWDPEAVAAAGYSPIVPVVGLDAPAEVLADLEPGREVAAGDPLFTWSD; this is translated from the coding sequence GTGAGTCTGTCGATCCTGAGCCCGGTCGCCGGCCGGGTGGTCGCGATCACCGAGGTGCCGGACCCGGTGTTCGCCGAGGCCATGGTCGGGCCCGGCATCGCCGTGGTGCCGAGCGGCGGGCGGGCCGACGCGGTCGCGCCGGTCGACGGCACGGTCGTGACCCTGCACCCGCACGCGTTCGTGGTGGCCACCGAGGACGGCCGCGCCGTGCTCGTCCACCTGGGCATCGACACGGTGAAGGAGAAGGGCGAGGGCTTCACCCTGCACGTGGTGAAGGGCGAGGCGGTGCGCGCCGGGCAGCCGGTAGTGGGCTGGGACCCCGAGGCCGTCGCGGCCGCCGGGTACTCGCCGATCGTGCCGGTGGTCGGGCTCGACGCGCCGGCCGAGGTGCTCGCCGACCTCGAGCCCGGACGCGAGGTCGCCGCGGGCGACCCGCTGTTCACCTGGAGCGACTGA
- a CDS encoding B-4DMT family transporter: protein MLGAWLTRGLVMAVVHAAAMTLLAKWSVFHPTDQTVITSVTLAVLVGVAALWSAIDGWRDRPDRGRAWFIAALVTGLAGGVLYVIGRAIFVDQTGVAELKSALTGGAAFSALLVLVPAGLGLFVGGRIRRPRRADSADDEVLEPDESRHQRNVGELDLGEAVPVSSSGSDTDSGSESDSGSDSADSPPSHRAKRRKPSPARRPRPGPDSDSGRSGDSGDLAAEDPAAGRKSGELDPPSPVSRPVAGRSRRRPTVAGRPPSPRSR from the coding sequence ATGCTGGGTGCCTGGTTGACGCGCGGGCTGGTCATGGCCGTGGTGCACGCCGCGGCGATGACGCTGCTCGCCAAGTGGTCCGTGTTCCACCCGACCGACCAGACCGTGATCACGTCGGTGACGCTCGCGGTGCTCGTCGGCGTCGCGGCGCTGTGGAGCGCGATCGACGGCTGGCGCGACCGGCCCGACCGCGGCCGCGCGTGGTTCATCGCGGCGCTGGTGACCGGCCTGGCGGGCGGCGTCCTGTACGTGATCGGGCGCGCGATCTTCGTCGACCAGACCGGCGTCGCGGAGCTGAAGTCCGCGCTCACCGGCGGCGCGGCGTTCTCCGCCCTGCTGGTGCTGGTCCCGGCCGGGCTGGGCCTGTTCGTCGGCGGCCGGATCCGCCGCCCGCGCCGCGCCGATTCGGCCGACGACGAGGTGCTCGAGCCGGACGAGTCCCGCCACCAGCGGAACGTCGGCGAGCTGGACCTGGGCGAGGCTGTGCCCGTCTCTAGTTCGGGATCCGACACCGATTCCGGGTCGGAGTCGGATTCCGGCTCGGACTCGGCGGACTCGCCCCCGAGCCACCGGGCCAAGCGCCGCAAGCCTTCCCCGGCCCGCCGCCCGCGCCCCGGCCCCGACAGCGACTCCGGCCGTTCCGGCGACTCCGGCGATCTCGCCGCCGAGGACCCGGCCGCGGGGCGCAAGTCCGGCGAGCTGGACCCGCCGTCGCCGGTCAGCCGCCCAGTGGCAGGCCGGTCGCGTAGGCGTCCCACTGTCGCGGGCCGACCTCCGTCACCTCGGAGTCGTTGA
- a CDS encoding GNAT family N-acetyltransferase yields the protein MNNPPELTTARLRLRALTESDTEAAVAVFSAPEMSRFFQADFSDPGQAREMVARRLAYDGPAGQGHWVIERDGEVAGIAHLRPSTELPGGVSELGYFVGVKHTGQGLAGDAARAVLDHGLGTLGLPAVWALVHEDNAASRAVAARLGFLDVGSGVHYGDTHRVLVALPSQHGRPHHIELWVPDLARAERAWGWLLGRLGWREFQRWPAGVSWRLGGTYLVVEASPATTGDSHERTRPGLNHLALHVGTRLEVDELAEGGPGWQPLFAERFPYAGGVAHYAAYLENEDGFEVELVAVEGPPHGS from the coding sequence ATGAACAACCCGCCCGAACTCACCACCGCGCGGCTCCGGCTGCGGGCGCTGACCGAGTCCGACACCGAAGCCGCCGTCGCGGTGTTCTCCGCGCCGGAGATGAGCCGGTTCTTCCAGGCCGACTTCTCCGACCCCGGGCAGGCCCGGGAGATGGTCGCGCGCCGGCTCGCCTATGACGGGCCCGCCGGGCAGGGCCACTGGGTCATCGAGCGGGACGGCGAGGTGGCCGGGATCGCGCACCTGCGGCCGTCCACCGAGCTGCCCGGCGGAGTATCCGAGCTGGGTTATTTCGTCGGGGTCAAGCACACCGGGCAGGGGCTGGCCGGCGACGCGGCCCGCGCGGTCCTCGACCACGGGCTCGGCACGCTCGGGCTGCCCGCGGTGTGGGCGCTGGTGCACGAGGACAACGCCGCGAGCCGAGCGGTGGCGGCCCGGCTCGGATTCCTGGACGTCGGCAGCGGCGTTCACTACGGCGACACCCACCGCGTGCTCGTCGCGTTGCCGTCCCAGCACGGGCGGCCCCACCACATCGAGCTGTGGGTGCCGGACCTGGCCCGCGCCGAGCGCGCCTGGGGCTGGCTGCTCGGCCGGCTCGGCTGGCGGGAGTTCCAGCGGTGGCCCGCGGGCGTCAGCTGGCGCCTCGGCGGCACGTACCTGGTGGTCGAGGCATCGCCCGCGACGACCGGCGACAGCCACGAGCGCACCCGGCCGGGGCTCAACCACCTCGCGCTGCACGTCGGCACCCGGCTCGAGGTCGACGAGCTGGCCGAGGGCGGGCCCGGCTGGCAGCCGCTGTTCGCCGAACGGTTCCCGTACGCCGGCGGCGTCGCGCACTACGCGGCCTATCTGGAGAACGAGGACGGCTTCGAAGTGGAGCTGGTCGCGGTCGAGGGTCCGCCACACGGGAGTTGA
- a CDS encoding A24 family peptidase, which yields MEWGLFSLVIAAGALAASGAGLLVRGAGAPISLRLAAMLAGTGAAVVAWRWQAGGWPGWWLPVTWLVTVLGAPLALADVRHRRLPDVLTLPAYPLLAVALAGGGLETLTAALAGALLFGGAHLLVRHLAPGQLGAGDVKLTGSLGAVLGAVGWPALAFAAVAASFLSAALAAAGHLRALTWRPRRTAALQPKPGDGPAHQTACPQSPAVSATAVDEPSPAPRPDLTHRPPRSPRIPHGPALLLATWLCAVVAGPGSGVAVS from the coding sequence ATGGAATGGGGACTGTTCTCGCTGGTCATAGCGGCCGGCGCCCTCGCGGCCAGTGGCGCGGGGCTACTGGTGCGCGGAGCCGGCGCGCCGATTTCGCTCAGGCTCGCGGCGATGCTCGCCGGGACCGGGGCGGCGGTCGTCGCGTGGCGATGGCAGGCGGGCGGCTGGCCGGGCTGGTGGCTGCCGGTCACCTGGCTCGTCACGGTGCTCGGCGCCCCACTCGCACTGGCCGACGTCCGCCACCGGCGGCTGCCGGACGTGCTGACCCTCCCCGCGTACCCCCTCCTCGCCGTCGCACTGGCCGGCGGCGGCCTCGAAACGCTGACCGCCGCCCTCGCCGGAGCCCTGCTATTCGGCGGCGCGCATCTGCTGGTCCGCCACCTCGCCCCAGGACAACTCGGCGCAGGCGACGTGAAACTCACCGGCAGCCTCGGCGCGGTACTGGGCGCCGTCGGCTGGCCCGCGCTCGCCTTCGCCGCGGTGGCCGCCAGTTTCCTGAGCGCCGCACTCGCCGCGGCCGGCCACCTGCGTGCCCTGACCTGGCGACCTCGGAGAACTGCCGCACTTCAGCCGAAACCGGGTGACGGGCCGGCGCACCAGACCGCCTGCCCCCAGTCTCCGGCCGTCTCAGCCACCGCCGTCGATGAGCCGTCACCCGCACCTCGCCCGGACCTCACCCATCGGCCACCCCGGTCACCGCGAATCCCACACGGTCCGGCGTTGCTGCTGGCCACCTGGCTGTGCGCGGTGGTCGCCGGGCCGGGATCGGGGGTGGCCGTGAGCTGA
- a CDS encoding Rieske (2Fe-2S) protein, which translates to MTAELHSRRSVLTTGAAVAGAAVGTVALAACGGGSGASAEAPKPGGKVIALTEVPVGQAKSAKTPDGQDVIVAQPAAGTVACFSAVCTHQGCTVNPPSGGELHCPCHGSVFDALTGAVKKGPADKPLPKVNVKVENGQVTTA; encoded by the coding sequence ATGACTGCCGAACTGCACTCCCGCCGTTCCGTCCTCACCACCGGTGCCGCCGTGGCCGGTGCCGCCGTGGGCACCGTGGCCCTCGCCGCCTGTGGCGGTGGCTCGGGGGCGAGCGCCGAAGCGCCGAAGCCGGGCGGAAAGGTGATCGCGCTGACCGAGGTGCCCGTGGGCCAGGCGAAATCCGCGAAGACCCCGGACGGCCAGGACGTGATCGTCGCCCAGCCTGCCGCCGGGACCGTCGCCTGCTTCAGCGCCGTCTGCACGCACCAGGGCTGCACCGTGAACCCGCCCAGCGGCGGCGAGCTGCACTGCCCGTGCCACGGCTCGGTCTTCGACGCGCTCACCGGCGCGGTCAAGAAGGGGCCCGCGGACAAGCCGTTGCCGAAGGTCAACGTGAAGGTCGAGAACGGACAGGTCACCACCGCCTGA
- a CDS encoding PTS glucose/sucrose transporter subunit IIB produces the protein MHADERRSTAGNAACSRGKATGNEEAAMADDRPEKILAALGGSGNIVEIEGCITRLRCELEDMSLIDEPALKAAGAMGVVRMGSGVQVIVGPEADTIASDIEDLM, from the coding sequence GTGCATGCCGACGAACGGCGTAGTACTGCTGGAAATGCAGCTTGCTCACGTGGGAAAGCAACAGGAAACGAGGAGGCCGCGATGGCGGACGACAGGCCGGAGAAGATTCTCGCGGCACTCGGCGGATCGGGCAACATCGTCGAGATCGAAGGCTGCATCACGCGGCTGCGGTGCGAGCTGGAGGACATGAGCCTGATCGACGAGCCGGCGCTCAAGGCCGCGGGCGCGATGGGCGTGGTGCGGATGGGCTCGGGCGTGCAGGTGATCGTCGGCCCCGAGGCCGACACGATCGCCAGCGACATCGAGGACCTGATGTGA
- the aroB gene encoding 3-dehydroquinate synthase: MSENPADPVRIRVATANPYDVVVGRGLLGELTTQLADASKIALIHPPTLTTTAEAVREELAAAGLDAHRVEIPDAEDGKAFGVASFCWEVLGRIGLDRRGVVVGLGGGAVTDLAGFVAATWMRGVRLVNVPTTLLGMVDAAVGGKTGINTEAGKNLVGVFHEPSAVFADLATLETLPPNELVAGMAEVVKAGFIADPRILELIEQDPAAALDASGDVLAELVRRSIQVKADVVAADLRESDLREILNYGHTLGHAIERRERYRWRHGAAVSVGLVFAAELSRLTGRLDDATAARHAAVLKLLGLPTTYDADALPQLVESMKGDKKTRSGMLRFVVLDGLAKPGRLEGPDPALLAAAYSAIVDDTPKNTGSVLL, from the coding sequence GTGTCCGAGAACCCGGCCGACCCGGTCCGGATCCGCGTCGCCACTGCCAATCCGTACGACGTGGTCGTGGGCCGCGGCCTGCTCGGCGAGCTCACCACGCAGCTCGCCGACGCGTCGAAGATCGCGCTGATCCACCCGCCGACGCTCACCACCACCGCCGAGGCCGTCCGCGAGGAGCTGGCCGCCGCGGGCCTCGACGCGCACCGCGTGGAGATCCCGGACGCCGAGGACGGCAAGGCGTTCGGCGTCGCGAGCTTCTGCTGGGAGGTGCTCGGCCGGATCGGGCTCGACCGCCGCGGGGTGGTCGTCGGCCTGGGCGGCGGCGCGGTCACGGACCTGGCCGGGTTCGTCGCGGCCACCTGGATGCGCGGCGTGCGCCTGGTGAACGTGCCGACGACCCTGCTGGGCATGGTCGACGCGGCCGTCGGCGGCAAGACCGGCATCAACACCGAGGCCGGCAAGAACCTGGTGGGCGTGTTCCACGAGCCGTCCGCCGTGTTCGCCGACCTGGCCACGCTGGAGACGCTGCCGCCGAACGAGCTGGTCGCGGGCATGGCCGAGGTGGTCAAGGCCGGGTTCATCGCCGACCCGCGCATCCTCGAGCTGATCGAACAGGACCCGGCCGCCGCGCTCGACGCCTCCGGTGACGTGCTGGCCGAGCTGGTCCGCCGCTCGATCCAGGTGAAGGCCGACGTCGTCGCCGCCGACCTGCGCGAGTCCGACCTACGCGAGATCCTCAACTACGGCCACACCCTCGGCCACGCCATCGAGCGCCGCGAGCGCTACCGCTGGCGCCACGGCGCGGCGGTGAGCGTGGGCCTCGTGTTCGCCGCGGAGCTTTCGCGGCTCACCGGACGGCTCGACGACGCCACGGCGGCGCGCCACGCGGCCGTGCTGAAGCTGCTCGGCCTGCCGACGACGTACGACGCCGACGCGCTGCCGCAGCTCGTCGAAAGCATGAAGGGCGACAAGAAGACCCGCTCCGGCATGCTCCGGTTCGTGGTCCTCGACGGGCTCGCGAAGCCCGGCCGCCTGGAGGGCCCGGACCCGGCGCTGCTGGCCGCCGCGTATTCCGCGATCGTCGACGACACCCCGAAGAACACCGGGAGCGTGCTGCTGTGA
- the aroC gene encoding chorismate synthase, with translation MLRWITAGESHGPALAAVLEGLPAGVEVTTGDLTAQLARRRLGFGRSPRMGFETDNVQFLGGVRHGLSQGGPIAVQIENAEWPKWEQVMAADPVDPEVLAGLARNEPLTRPRPGHADLPGMQKYGFDEARPVLERASARETASRTALGTVARNFLRQLLGVEVLSHVVSIGGADAPEGPLPQPGDLDAVDESPVRAFSAEGTEAMVAEVDAVRKAGDTVGGVIEVLAYGLPPGLGSHVHWDRRLDARLAGALMGVQAMKGVEVGDGFTTARRWGSQAHDEIDRGTGPVGVTRRSNRAGGLEGGITNGEPLRVRVAMKPISTVPKALSTVDVRTGEPAVAIHQRSDVCAVPRAGVVLESVVALVLADAALEKFGGDSLAESKRNAEGYLKALEERW, from the coding sequence GTGTTGCGCTGGATCACCGCAGGAGAATCACACGGACCCGCCCTCGCCGCTGTGCTCGAGGGCCTGCCCGCCGGGGTGGAGGTGACCACCGGGGACCTCACCGCGCAGCTCGCGCGACGGCGGCTCGGGTTCGGCCGCAGCCCGCGGATGGGCTTCGAGACCGACAACGTGCAGTTCCTCGGCGGCGTCCGCCACGGGCTGTCGCAGGGCGGCCCCATCGCGGTGCAGATCGAGAACGCCGAGTGGCCCAAGTGGGAGCAGGTCATGGCGGCCGATCCGGTGGACCCCGAGGTGCTCGCCGGGCTGGCCCGCAACGAGCCGCTGACCCGGCCCCGGCCCGGGCACGCCGACCTGCCCGGCATGCAGAAGTACGGCTTCGACGAAGCGCGCCCCGTGCTCGAGCGCGCGAGCGCCCGCGAGACCGCTTCGCGCACGGCGCTGGGCACGGTGGCGCGGAACTTCCTGCGCCAGCTGCTCGGCGTGGAGGTGCTGAGCCACGTCGTCTCGATCGGCGGGGCCGACGCGCCCGAGGGGCCGCTGCCGCAGCCCGGCGACCTCGACGCCGTGGACGAGAGCCCCGTGCGGGCGTTCTCGGCCGAGGGCACCGAGGCGATGGTCGCCGAGGTGGACGCCGTCCGCAAAGCCGGCGACACCGTCGGCGGCGTGATCGAGGTGCTCGCCTACGGGCTGCCGCCGGGCCTCGGCTCGCACGTGCACTGGGACCGCAGGCTCGACGCCCGCCTGGCCGGCGCGCTGATGGGCGTGCAGGCCATGAAGGGCGTCGAGGTCGGCGACGGCTTCACCACCGCCCGCCGCTGGGGCAGCCAGGCGCACGACGAGATCGACCGCGGCACCGGCCCGGTCGGCGTCACCCGCCGGTCCAACCGCGCGGGCGGGCTGGAGGGCGGCATCACCAACGGCGAGCCGCTGCGGGTGCGCGTCGCGATGAAGCCGATCTCCACCGTGCCCAAGGCGCTGTCCACTGTGGACGTCCGGACCGGCGAGCCGGCCGTGGCCATCCACCAGCGCTCCGACGTGTGCGCCGTGCCCCGCGCGGGCGTGGTGCTGGAGTCGGTGGTCGCGCTGGTGCTGGCCGACGCCGCGCTGGAGAAGTTCGGCGGCGACTCGCTGGCCGAGAGCAAGCGCAACGCCGAGGGCTACCTGAAGGCGCTCGAGGAGCGCTGGTGA
- a CDS encoding beta-xylosidase, with amino-acid sequence MRVLLALSLAGLVVTGCSDSYAQSQADGPAPGGIAGGKPAAPPKPPRAANVALVPGGARQSPGVVAAGGEDAVYNYGPTVMLDGGKAHMWWCSQYGSAGPPGDDILYAQAPTPDGPFTGPGGGVPIPVLSGAPGNFDGMHTCDPSVLRVGTTYYLYYTGAAGDHALGNAVGLATSTDGVHWTRAAGGKPILGPSHDVHRDNVYGAGQPSVVFLDGWYYLLFTDTTGRAAGWNGAGQFVVRSRDPAFGSGVEALGDKGFGPVSSTNAPRERSVVDGFSADLEWVGALDAFVIAHETAAGTTLTFWDRDFTVQPYAPLVIPGAWKEGPGLVRRPDGHAPTSVTDPCGTVSFDVVRATVTGESGAPTALQHFGLDVRGSGACADADRLTTTFDGVAMPSPERTMDLFRRGQRIRIDRRSVAATLAGEVLNEPLPPVEGIAVTARLHAGATVVHADGRGYSVLLGQNVRWGLPDTGSVKLNDSEVTEVGPRQWDAYATGLPLGG; translated from the coding sequence GTGCGTGTCCTCCTCGCCCTGTCGCTGGCGGGGCTTGTCGTCACGGGGTGCAGCGACAGCTACGCGCAATCCCAGGCCGACGGCCCCGCTCCCGGCGGCATCGCGGGCGGGAAGCCCGCCGCCCCGCCGAAACCGCCTCGGGCCGCGAACGTCGCGCTGGTCCCCGGCGGGGCCCGTCAAAGCCCCGGTGTCGTTGCTGCGGGCGGCGAGGACGCGGTGTACAACTACGGCCCCACCGTGATGCTCGACGGCGGCAAGGCCCACATGTGGTGGTGCAGCCAGTACGGCAGCGCGGGTCCGCCGGGCGACGACATCCTGTACGCCCAGGCGCCCACCCCCGACGGCCCGTTCACCGGACCGGGTGGCGGCGTCCCCATCCCGGTGCTCTCGGGCGCGCCCGGCAACTTCGACGGCATGCACACCTGCGACCCGTCCGTGCTGCGCGTCGGCACCACCTACTACCTGTACTACACGGGCGCGGCGGGCGACCACGCGCTCGGCAACGCGGTCGGCCTCGCCACCAGCACCGACGGCGTCCACTGGACCCGCGCGGCCGGCGGCAAGCCGATCCTCGGGCCCTCGCACGACGTGCACCGCGACAACGTTTACGGCGCCGGCCAGCCGTCCGTGGTGTTCCTCGACGGCTGGTACTACCTGCTCTTCACCGACACCACCGGCCGCGCGGCGGGCTGGAACGGCGCCGGGCAGTTTGTCGTCCGCTCGCGCGACCCGGCGTTCGGGAGCGGGGTGGAAGCGTTGGGGGACAAGGGTTTCGGCCCGGTCTCCTCGACGAACGCGCCGCGCGAGCGCTCAGTCGTGGACGGCTTCAGCGCCGACCTGGAGTGGGTCGGCGCGCTCGACGCGTTCGTCATCGCCCACGAGACCGCGGCCGGCACCACGCTGACGTTCTGGGACCGCGACTTCACCGTGCAGCCGTACGCGCCGCTGGTGATCCCCGGTGCCTGGAAGGAGGGGCCCGGCTTGGTCCGGCGCCCCGACGGGCACGCGCCGACCTCGGTCACCGACCCCTGCGGCACGGTCTCGTTCGACGTCGTCCGCGCGACCGTGACCGGCGAATCCGGGGCTCCGACGGCGTTGCAGCACTTCGGCCTCGACGTGCGCGGCTCCGGCGCCTGCGCGGACGCCGACCGCCTCACCACCACGTTCGACGGCGTCGCGATGCCGTCCCCGGAACGCACGATGGACCTGTTCCGCCGCGGGCAGCGCATCCGGATCGACCGCCGCTCGGTGGCCGCGACGCTCGCGGGCGAAGTCCTGAACGAGCCGCTGCCGCCCGTCGAGGGCATCGCGGTGACGGCCCGGCTGCACGCCGGCGCCACCGTGGTGCACGCCGACGGCCGCGGTTACAGCGTGCTGCTCGGCCAGAACGTGCGCTGGGGCCTGCCCGACACCGGCTCGGTGAAGCTCAACGACTCCGAGGTGACGGAGGTCGGCCCGCGACAGTGGGACGCCTACGCGACCGGCCTGCCACTGGGCGGCTGA
- a CDS encoding M24 family metallopeptidase: MPEIHAHRRGALRSLLTESGVDALLVTDLLNIRYLTGFTGSNAALLVHTSGDGRTVFCTDGRYTTQSAAEVPDLERVIERASARALASHAAHDHAHHRRTGFESQYVSVEEHEVLKVRFETVDLIRTPGLVEQLRVVKDEVEVAALRAACAAADRALADLIAAGGLRPGRTELEVARDLEHRMLEHGSSGPSFDSIVAAGPNSAIPHHQPTGAELRTGDFVKLDFGATVDGYHSDMTRTFVLGEPADWQRELYDLVHRAQAAGTEAVRPGAVVSEVDAAARSVIVAAGRGEEFSHGLGHGVGLEVHEAPSFATTGVGTLTAGMAVTVEPGVYLAGRGGVRIEDTLVVRDTGPELLTLSTKDLVAVR; the protein is encoded by the coding sequence GTGCCTGAAATCCACGCTCACCGGCGCGGCGCGCTGCGGTCCCTGCTCACCGAGTCCGGGGTCGACGCGCTGCTGGTCACCGACCTGCTCAACATCCGCTACCTGACCGGGTTCACCGGCTCGAACGCCGCGCTGCTCGTGCACACGAGCGGCGACGGGCGCACGGTGTTCTGCACCGACGGCCGTTACACCACGCAGTCGGCGGCCGAGGTGCCCGACCTGGAGCGCGTGATCGAGCGTGCGAGCGCCCGCGCGCTGGCGAGCCACGCCGCGCACGACCACGCCCACCACCGGCGGACCGGCTTCGAGAGCCAGTACGTCAGCGTCGAGGAGCACGAGGTGCTCAAGGTCCGGTTCGAGACCGTGGACCTGATCCGCACGCCCGGGCTGGTCGAGCAGCTGCGCGTGGTCAAGGACGAGGTGGAGGTCGCGGCGCTGCGCGCGGCCTGCGCGGCCGCCGACCGGGCGCTCGCCGACCTGATCGCGGCCGGCGGCCTGCGCCCCGGCCGGACCGAGCTGGAAGTGGCCCGGGACCTGGAGCACCGGATGCTGGAGCACGGCTCGTCCGGGCCCTCGTTCGACTCGATCGTGGCCGCCGGGCCGAACTCCGCCATCCCGCACCACCAGCCCACCGGGGCCGAGCTGCGCACCGGCGACTTCGTGAAGCTCGACTTCGGCGCCACCGTCGACGGCTACCACTCCGACATGACCCGGACGTTCGTGCTCGGCGAGCCGGCGGACTGGCAGCGCGAGCTCTACGACCTGGTCCACCGCGCGCAGGCGGCCGGCACGGAGGCCGTCCGGCCGGGCGCCGTGGTGTCCGAAGTGGACGCCGCCGCCCGGTCCGTGATCGTCGCCGCGGGCCGCGGGGAGGAGTTCTCCCACGGCCTCGGGCACGGCGTCGGCCTCGAGGTGCACGAGGCGCCCAGCTTCGCTACCACGGGCGTCGGTACACTGACCGCCGGTATGGCGGTCACCGTCGAGCCCGGCGTATACCTCGCGGGCCGCGGTGGCGTGCGCATCGAGGACACGCTCGTCGTGCGGGACACCGGGCCCGAACTCCTCACCCTGAGCACCAAGGACCTCGTGGCCGTCCGATAA
- the aroQ gene encoding type II 3-dehydroquinate dehydratase yields the protein MKALVFNGPNLGRLGKREPSVYGSTTHEDLAALCVKTGAELGLEVEVRQTDHEGELVGWLHEAADGGHPVVLNAGAWTHYSIAVRDAAAQLTAPLIELHISNVHKREEFRHHSVLSDIATGVIVGLGVDGYALALRWLAANA from the coding sequence GTGAAGGCGTTGGTGTTCAACGGCCCCAACCTCGGCCGCCTCGGCAAGCGCGAGCCGTCCGTCTACGGCTCCACCACGCACGAAGACCTCGCGGCGCTGTGCGTGAAGACCGGCGCCGAGCTGGGCCTCGAGGTCGAGGTCCGGCAGACCGACCACGAGGGCGAACTCGTCGGCTGGCTGCACGAGGCGGCCGACGGCGGGCACCCGGTCGTGCTCAACGCGGGCGCCTGGACGCACTACTCGATCGCCGTCCGCGACGCCGCCGCGCAGCTCACCGCGCCGCTGATCGAGCTGCACATCTCGAACGTGCACAAGCGCGAGGAATTCCGGCACCACAGCGTGCTTTCCGACATCGCGACGGGCGTGATCGTGGGGCTCGGGGTGGACGGGTATGCGCTCGCCCTGCGCTGGCTCGCCGCGAACGCTTAA